A DNA window from Trichosurus vulpecula isolate mTriVul1 chromosome 2, mTriVul1.pri, whole genome shotgun sequence contains the following coding sequences:
- the LOC118839003 gene encoding olfactory receptor 51I1-like yields MGHSSTNGTGLPPFTLTGLPGLEDSQHWMFLLLGALYSISIVGNSLILFIVKEEQSLHQPMYYFLSLLSVNDIGVSLSTLPSVLATFCFHTQEITFDACMSQMFFIHLFSFVESGILLAMSFDRYVAICNPLRYSNILTDARVVQMSLFIGIRSFCVVFPLPFLLKRLPFCKANILSHAYCLHPDLIRLPCGDITINNIFGLCIVICTFALDSALILLSYILILRSVLAIASQEERFKTLNTCVSHICAVLIFYVPMVGVSMVHRYGRYAPPFVYTLMSLVYLFVPPMLNPVIYSIKTKEIRKRLIRLFSVTKF; encoded by the coding sequence ATGGGACATTCTTCCACAAATGGCACGGGGTTGCCTCCCTTCACTTTGACTGGCCTCCCAGGGCTTGAAGACTCTCAACACTGGATGTTCCTGCTACTTGGAGCCCTCTATAGTATCTCCATTGTGGGAAATAGCCTAATTCTCTTCATTGTCAAAGAGGAGCAAAGTCTGCACCAACCCATGTACTATTTCTTGTCCCTGCTTTCAGTCAATGACATTGGTGTGTCCTTGTCCACACTGCCCTCAGTGTTAGCCACTTTCTGCTTCCATACACAGGAGATTACTTTTGATGCCTGTATGTCACAGATGTTCTTCATCCACCTCTTCTCTTTCGTGGAGTCTGGAATCTTACTGGCTATGAGTTTTGATCGTTATGTTGCCATCTGCAACCCACTGAGGTACTCTAATATTCTCACTGATGCTCGAGTTGTACAAATGAGCCTGTTCATTGGTATCCGCAGCTTCTGTGTGGTTTTTCCATTACCCTTCCTCCTGAAGCGTCTGCCCTTCTGCAAAGCTAACATCTTGTCTCATGCTTACTGCCTACACCCAGACCTGATCCGTCTACCCTGTGGGGACATCACTATCAATAACATCTTTGGTTTGTGCATTGTCATCTGTACCTTTGCCCTGGATTCTGCACTTATCCTCCTTTCCTACATACTCATCCTCCGCTCTGTGCTGGCTATTGCTTCCCAAGAAGAGCGGTTTAAAACACTCAACACTTGTGTATCTCACATATGTGCAGTACTTATTTTCTATGTGCCCATGGTAGGTGTATCCATGGTACACCGTTATGGGAGATATGCACCACCATTTGTGTATACACTAATGTCCCTTGTCTACCTCTTTGTCCCACCCATGCTCAATCCTGTGATCTATTCCATCAAGACAAAGGAGATCCGTAAGAGGCTCATCAGGT